One genomic region from Mycoplasmopsis columbina encodes:
- a CDS encoding DnaJ C-terminal domain-containing protein — protein sequence MAKKDFYEVLGVSKNATEQEIKQAYRKLAMQYHPDKLKDGTSDQKMQELNEAYEVLSDREKRANYDQFGTADGSPNFGAEGFNMGGFGSFSDIFGDLGSFFNFGSSRKNRTYQKIKGEDIEATINISLIDAINGKEIKQKLRKYELCEHCNGSGAKDSSKIQTCDQCKGHGQVNKQVRTPFGVMQSTTECNKCNGSGKVIVEKCEFCKGAVYVKKEKVVTFSIPKGTMKGKIIKLPGYGERGYNGAPSGDLNIHINIEEHKYFKYNGKNLYLTIPVTFLDIINEKTIEIPTPYGKEFIKLKSSYNNGDQIVIKTANSVELGSYGALIGIINVVMPKLNSKKIKELSAFLKDYDDDTNADFNKEVKKSN from the coding sequence ATGGCTAAAAAAGATTTTTATGAAGTTTTAGGCGTAAGTAAGAACGCTACTGAACAAGAAATTAAACAAGCATACCGTAAATTGGCAATGCAATATCATCCAGACAAACTAAAAGATGGAACAAGTGACCAAAAAATGCAAGAATTAAACGAGGCTTACGAAGTATTAAGTGATCGTGAAAAGAGAGCAAATTATGATCAATTTGGAACAGCTGATGGAAGTCCTAATTTTGGAGCAGAAGGCTTTAATATGGGAGGTTTTGGCAGTTTCAGTGATATATTTGGTGATTTAGGAAGTTTCTTTAATTTTGGCTCTTCAAGAAAAAATAGAACTTATCAAAAAATTAAAGGTGAAGATATTGAAGCAACTATCAATATCTCTTTAATTGATGCAATTAACGGGAAAGAAATTAAACAAAAATTAAGAAAATATGAACTCTGTGAGCACTGTAATGGATCAGGTGCAAAAGATTCTTCAAAAATTCAAACTTGTGATCAATGTAAAGGACATGGACAAGTAAATAAACAAGTTAGAACACCTTTTGGTGTGATGCAGTCAACCACCGAATGTAACAAATGTAATGGTAGTGGTAAAGTGATTGTTGAAAAATGTGAATTTTGCAAGGGAGCAGTTTATGTAAAGAAAGAAAAAGTTGTTACTTTTTCAATTCCTAAAGGAACAATGAAAGGTAAAATTATTAAATTACCTGGATATGGTGAAAGAGGATACAATGGCGCTCCATCAGGTGACTTAAATATTCACATTAACATTGAGGAACACAAGTATTTTAAATACAATGGTAAAAATCTTTATTTAACAATTCCAGTAACTTTTTTAGACATTATTAATGAGAAAACCATTGAAATTCCAACTCCTTATGGTAAAGAATTTATTAAACTAAAATCTTCATATAATAATGGTGATCAAATTGTTATAAAAACTGCAAATTCGGTTGAATTAGGCTCATATGGAGCTTTAATTGGAATTATTAATGTTGTAATGCCTAAGTTAAATAGTAAAAAAATAAAAGAACTTAGTGCTTTTTTAAAAGACTATGATGATGATACAAACGCGGATTTTAATAAAGAAGTAAAAAAATCTAATTAA
- the cmk gene encoding (d)CMP kinase, with protein MKKINIAIDGPSGAGKSSVSTEVAKRLGYTFINTGSFYRAVAYNAIELNIEVDNQQAVVESLQTLDSNAIEIDDKEQIFLRKKNISIDIRADKISKLASKIAAYKEVREFVVALIQNITKTGKGYIMDGRDTTFRIMPFAETKIFLTASPEERAKRRLKQNEKLGYNTNFEIVLSEVKERDYQDTHRSTDPLHKVADAIEIDCTNMSFDQVVDKVIEIVEKEALNEK; from the coding sequence ATGAAAAAAATTAATATTGCAATTGATGGACCATCTGGAGCAGGCAAATCTAGTGTTTCAACAGAAGTAGCAAAGAGGCTTGGATATACTTTCATTAACACAGGAAGCTTTTATCGAGCAGTTGCTTACAATGCTATTGAATTAAATATTGAGGTTGATAATCAGCAAGCAGTTGTTGAATCTTTACAAACTCTTGATTCAAATGCAATTGAAATTGATGACAAAGAGCAGATTTTTTTAAGAAAAAAAAATATTTCAATTGATATTAGAGCAGATAAAATTTCCAAATTAGCCTCTAAAATAGCAGCGTATAAAGAAGTTAGAGAATTTGTTGTAGCACTAATTCAAAACATTACTAAAACTGGAAAAGGTTACATTATGGATGGGAGAGATACAACATTTAGAATTATGCCTTTTGCAGAAACTAAAATTTTTCTAACAGCTTCACCAGAAGAACGTGCAAAAAGAAGATTAAAACAAAATGAGAAATTAGGATATAACACCAATTTTGAAATTGTTCTTTCAGAAGTAAAAGAGCGCGACTATCAAGATACTCATAGATCAACAGACCCATTACACAAAGTTGCAGATGCAATTGAAATTGATTGTACTAATATGTCATTCGATCAAGTGGTAGACAAAGTTATTGAAATTGTTGAGAAAGAGGCTCTAAATGAGAAATAA
- the der gene encoding ribosome biogenesis GTPase Der, which produces MRNNVIAIIGKPNVGKSTLFNRLVGKKSSIIYDRPGVTRDRLYETFKWNGQEIKVIDTGGIEVSNAPFQTQIRTQADIAIEEANVIIFMVDGVSDITNDDQMILSKLRKSNKPVIVVANKLDNISQFNYSWYSLGVDNIFRISAQHGIGVGDVLDECLKHLNLDDLESENNFKLSIIGRPNAGKSSLLNRLVNENRSIVSDIAGTTRDSVKSIVKIHNQQFEIIDTAGITRKSKIEDDVEKYALMRAISSLDESNLSIIMIDATQELSHFDARIIGYALENDKPIIIAVNKWDLVEKETNTMVDFEKKMRNRFHFVPWVPVVFISVKHNQRVDKLITTILKVKENLERDVKPSVLSNFIRETQIVQPAAPYNGGRLNIYFARKNPGPIPTFVFFVNNKKYLHFSYERHIEKEIRKVLDFTGCPIKLVFKNKSGME; this is translated from the coding sequence ATGAGAAATAATGTAATTGCTATTATTGGAAAGCCTAATGTTGGTAAAAGTACTCTATTTAATAGATTAGTTGGTAAAAAAAGTTCAATCATTTATGATCGTCCCGGAGTTACAAGAGATAGACTTTATGAAACATTTAAGTGAAATGGTCAAGAAATTAAAGTTATTGATACAGGAGGAATTGAAGTATCTAATGCGCCTTTTCAAACGCAAATTAGAACACAAGCAGATATAGCTATTGAAGAAGCTAATGTAATTATTTTTATGGTTGACGGAGTTAGTGATATTACTAATGATGATCAAATGATTCTAAGTAAATTGAGAAAATCGAATAAACCAGTAATAGTGGTGGCAAATAAATTAGATAATATTTCACAATTCAATTACTCATGATATTCATTAGGCGTGGACAATATTTTTAGAATTTCTGCGCAACATGGAATTGGTGTAGGTGATGTTTTAGACGAGTGTTTAAAACATTTAAATTTAGATGATTTAGAAAGTGAAAATAATTTTAAATTATCAATTATTGGTCGTCCAAATGCTGGCAAAAGTTCTTTATTAAATCGACTTGTTAATGAAAATCGTTCAATTGTATCTGATATTGCAGGAACAACGCGTGATAGTGTTAAAAGTATTGTCAAAATTCATAATCAACAATTTGAAATAATTGATACAGCTGGAATTACACGTAAAAGCAAAATTGAAGATGATGTTGAGAAATATGCCTTAATGAGAGCTATTTCGTCATTAGATGAATCTAATTTATCAATTATCATGATTGATGCAACACAAGAATTATCCCACTTTGATGCGAGAATTATTGGTTATGCTTTGGAAAATGATAAACCAATAATTATTGCTGTAAACAAGTGAGATTTAGTTGAAAAAGAAACAAATACCATGGTTGATTTTGAGAAAAAAATGAGAAATAGGTTTCATTTTGTTCCATGAGTACCAGTGGTATTTATTTCTGTAAAACACAATCAAAGAGTTGATAAATTAATTACAACAATTCTCAAAGTTAAAGAAAATCTTGAAAGAGATGTTAAACCATCAGTTTTATCAAACTTTATTCGTGAAACACAAATTGTTCAACCTGCTGCTCCATATAATGGAGGAAGATTAAATATTTATTTTGCACGTAAAAATCCAGGACCAATTCCGACATTTGTTTTCTTTGTTAATAATAAAAAATATTTACATTTTAGTTATGAAAGGCATATTGAAAAAGAAATTAGAAAAGTGCTTGATTTTACTGGATGCCCTATAAAACTAGTGTTTAAAAACAAAAGTGGTATGGAATAA
- a CDS encoding MAG0110 family membrane protein codes for MKNQEFIQIDQMNDSFTNQGSDIGSLLKKKSVVASTIVWFSVSLLVAFLTAIIFAYSGLLNRIFSNTIATIIYPIVLLIVIFVGPFIQAKFYSKMNLPGTVIINFITMLALGSMLGILFLVPEFRLKEWLILLLVPTALMIATGLLAAYNLIKIRLLWLVIITLAISIIIMLFIAIFAFNKAFYEVMYSIISIALSSAYMALDWYFINKLNNNYQLTFIDNASIRKEITLHGMFFGCRMATNFIIIALRIAILFLKR; via the coding sequence ATGAAAAATCAAGAATTTATTCAAATAGATCAAATGAATGATTCTTTTACAAATCAAGGATCAGATATCGGTTCTTTGCTTAAGAAGAAATCAGTAGTTGCTTCAACAATCGTTTGATTTAGTGTTAGTTTATTAGTTGCGTTTTTAACTGCTATTATATTTGCTTATTCAGGACTTTTAAATAGAATTTTTAGTAATACTATTGCCACTATTATTTATCCAATTGTTTTATTGATAGTAATTTTCGTTGGACCTTTTATTCAAGCTAAATTTTATTCAAAGATGAATTTGCCCGGTACAGTTATAATTAATTTTATAACTATGCTTGCGCTAGGTTCTATGTTAGGAATTTTGTTCTTAGTTCCCGAGTTTAGATTAAAAGAATGATTAATTTTACTTTTAGTTCCTACCGCTTTAATGATAGCTACTGGACTCTTAGCTGCTTATAACTTAATTAAAATTAGATTGTTATGACTTGTGATAATTACTTTGGCTATTTCAATTATAATCATGTTGTTTATAGCAATTTTTGCGTTTAATAAAGCATTTTATGAAGTAATGTATTCTATTATATCAATCGCTTTAAGTTCAGCCTATATGGCACTTGATTGATACTTTATTAATAAATTAAATAATAATTATCAATTAACTTTTATTGATAATGCATCAATTAGAAAAGAAATCACTCTTCATGGAATGTTTTTTGGATGTAGAATGGCAACCAACTTCATTATAATAGCTCTTCGTATAGCAATTTTATTTTTAAAACGTTAA
- the gap gene encoding type I glyceraldehyde-3-phosphate dehydrogenase: MKKIAINGFGRIGRLILRHLIETKNKDVQVVAINDLTDNTMLAHLFKYDTAFRPFNGTVELSEKGIVVDGEEIQIFSEKDPENLPWKDLNIDVVIECTGFFTKKDLASKHLTAGAKKVLISAPAGSDVKTIVYNVNHDTLDKKDQIVSAASCTTNCLAPVVKVLVDNFGVKNGYMTTIHAYTADQMLQDGPHRKGDLRRARAAASNIVPSTTGAAKALGLVIPETKGILDGSALRVPTITGSFVDLSVQLEKEPTIDELNAAFEKAANQTLKYETDPIVSSDVIGSHYGSIFDSTLTKIQEANGQKLYKVFAWYDNEMSYVSQLVRTLTYMTKLK; this comes from the coding sequence ATGAAAAAAATCGCAATTAATGGTTTTGGTAGAATCGGACGTTTAATTTTACGTCATTTAATTGAAACAAAAAACAAAGATGTTCAAGTTGTTGCAATCAATGATTTAACAGATAATACAATGTTAGCTCATCTTTTCAAATATGATACAGCTTTTAGACCATTTAATGGAACAGTTGAATTAAGTGAAAAAGGCATTGTTGTAGATGGAGAAGAAATTCAAATTTTTAGTGAAAAAGATCCCGAAAATCTGCCATGAAAAGATTTAAATATTGACGTTGTAATTGAATGTACAGGTTTTTTCACTAAAAAGGATTTAGCTTCAAAACATTTAACAGCGGGAGCAAAAAAAGTTCTTATTTCTGCACCAGCAGGATCTGATGTTAAAACGATTGTTTACAATGTAAATCATGACACTTTAGATAAAAAAGATCAAATTGTTTCAGCGGCTTCATGTACAACCAATTGTTTGGCTCCAGTTGTCAAAGTTTTAGTAGATAATTTTGGTGTTAAAAATGGTTATATGACTACAATTCATGCCTACACTGCAGATCAAATGTTACAAGACGGGCCTCATCGTAAAGGAGATTTAAGAAGAGCAAGAGCAGCAGCATCAAATATTGTTCCTTCAACAACAGGTGCGGCTAAAGCATTAGGCTTAGTTATTCCTGAAACTAAAGGAATTTTAGATGGAAGCGCATTACGTGTTCCAACTATCACAGGTTCATTTGTTGACTTATCAGTTCAATTAGAAAAAGAACCAACAATAGATGAATTAAATGCAGCTTTTGAAAAAGCAGCCAATCAAACACTTAAATATGAAACAGATCCAATTGTTTCTTCAGATGTAATAGGTTCACATTATGGCTCAATTTTTGATTCTACTTTAACTAAAATTCAAGAAGCTAACGGACAAAAACTATACAAGGTCTTTGCATGATATGATAATGAAATGTCTTATGTATCACAATTAGTTAGAACACTAACTTACATGACAAAATTAAAATAA
- the rnc gene encoding ribonuclease III → MSNKENIVQFLSKNNIKPNNLTLYRQALTHSSYNKFSKKNVNDKDYQTFEFLGDSILQFLVSNYLIKNYQDFDAGYLTLLRSNMVNTRNLNEISEFLNLKNLMLTAPGHMGGEVKKSPKVGADIFESFVAAIYLDQGLERANNFLSKYLYPSAEKFVKNKTLKDSKTTFQEYIQSFSKNAVYYQTINLSNSLFESKVIHDNNVYGKGQGKSKTEAEENAANDALKKLRMM, encoded by the coding sequence ATGAGTAACAAAGAAAATATTGTTCAATTTCTTAGCAAAAATAACATTAAACCCAACAACTTAACACTTTATCGCCAAGCTTTAACACATTCTTCATACAATAAATTTTCTAAAAAAAATGTCAATGATAAAGATTATCAAACATTTGAATTTTTAGGAGATTCAATTTTGCAATTTCTTGTATCAAATTACTTAATTAAAAATTATCAAGATTTTGATGCTGGTTATTTAACTTTACTTAGATCAAATATGGTAAATACAAGGAATTTGAATGAAATTAGCGAATTTTTGAACTTAAAAAATTTAATGCTAACTGCACCTGGTCATATGGGCGGAGAAGTAAAAAAATCTCCAAAAGTTGGTGCCGATATTTTTGAATCTTTTGTGGCTGCCATTTATTTAGATCAAGGTTTAGAAAGAGCAAATAATTTTTTAAGTAAATATCTTTATCCTTCTGCCGAAAAGTTTGTTAAAAACAAAACTTTAAAAGATTCAAAAACAACTTTTCAAGAATATATTCAAAGTTTTTCAAAAAATGCTGTTTATTATCAAACAATAAATTTAAGTAATTCCTTATTTGAATCAAAAGTTATTCATGACAATAATGTCTATGGCAAAGGTCAAGGAAAAAGTAAAACTGAAGCTGAAGAAAATGCCGCAAATGATGCCTTAAAAAAACTTAGAATGATGTAA
- the plsX gene encoding phosphate acyltransferase PlsX, with product MYKIAFDLNGGDKALNEKLNACVKFIQNNHNFKIVLVGPQDQILAFFNQKLPSNFEIIDNHLTSSNPKNLRLSLHEQTSMNQTLKLLADKKVDAVLSAGDSGLYLSAATFIVKRLDNISRAAFMAIFPTIIKNNQLLFLDAGANVETKEEFIYDWARIGNVFAQKAYKKVSPRIGLINIGTENYKGNEIIQKADKLLKENSKLNYLGFIESRNLLEGEIDIALVDGYGGNLVVKSYEGAINSFKNLLKKTIKKSFIRKIAYLFMKKGFKEAAETLDYRNIGAAWVIGLNGLVAKAHGASDEKAFLGALYQIKLAIENDVLSLIKAELGINE from the coding sequence ATGTATAAAATAGCTTTTGATTTAAACGGCGGAGATAAAGCACTAAATGAAAAATTGAATGCTTGTGTAAAATTTATTCAAAATAATCATAATTTCAAAATTGTTCTTGTAGGTCCTCAAGATCAAATTTTGGCTTTTTTTAATCAAAAGTTACCGAGCAATTTTGAAATTATTGATAATCATTTAACCAGTTCAAATCCTAAAAATTTACGCCTTTCATTGCATGAACAAACTTCAATGAATCAAACTCTTAAACTTTTAGCAGATAAAAAAGTAGATGCTGTTCTTTCAGCAGGTGATTCTGGTCTATATTTAAGTGCTGCAACTTTTATTGTAAAACGCTTAGATAATATCTCTCGTGCGGCTTTTATGGCTATTTTTCCTACCATTATTAAAAATAATCAATTGTTATTTCTAGATGCTGGTGCCAATGTCGAAACCAAAGAAGAATTTATTTACGATTGAGCACGAATAGGAAATGTTTTTGCTCAAAAAGCCTATAAAAAAGTTAGTCCAAGAATTGGTTTGATCAATATTGGAACTGAAAATTATAAAGGTAATGAAATTATTCAAAAAGCTGACAAATTATTAAAAGAAAATTCTAAACTAAATTATCTAGGATTCATTGAATCTCGTAATTTATTGGAAGGTGAAATTGATATTGCCCTTGTTGACGGTTACGGCGGTAATCTGGTTGTTAAAAGTTATGAAGGAGCAATTAACTCTTTTAAAAATTTACTCAAAAAAACTATTAAAAAATCATTTATAAGAAAAATCGCTTATCTTTTTATGAAAAAGGGTTTTAAAGAAGCTGCTGAAACTTTAGACTATAGAAATATCGGAGCGGCTTGAGTCATTGGTTTAAATGGACTTGTTGCTAAAGCGCATGGTGCAAGTGATGAAAAAGCGTTTTTAGGGGCACTATATCAAATAAAATTGGCAATTGAAAATGATGTTTTATCCTTAATTAAAGCTGAATTAGGAATTAATGAGTAA
- a CDS encoding DAK2 domain-containing protein, with translation MIKNINGETYGKLILSGSNNLINSKNKIDALNVFPVPDGDTGTNMSSTVQAGVDYLKQNTSDNLSIVASAIAKNMLFGARGNSGVILSQIFKGFAIAFENKKEVDILGLLEGFRQATKKAYSSVLKPIEGTILTVIRETTENLEKIVTKETSLEEFFEHAVKFARKACDETPNKLKVLREVGVTDSGGEGLYAMIFGMNKFIHGEEVQISNEVDEVDKFISDSEVYDGEFGYCTEFILELNSETEFDKVNFEKSLQRKATSLVVVQDGELVKVHGHTLRPGDLLNFAQKYGEFAKIKSENMTKQANESRNKNVILNGSPEEMNECGIISCNLGSGIIERMNEFGVDAIIESGQTQNPSAKDIIDAINVVNAKNVFILPNNSNIFLAAQQAAQTIKNKKVFIIPTKSQIQGISAMINFDKCAKAKDNEEILNSAIKLVTTGEVTKAIRNTKLNGVKIKEGHFIGISKSKIVSCEASYVEAAKKLIAVNVNKNTELITIYYGNEATKTDALELSEYIESNYNVEVEIVDGNQPTYHFLIGFE, from the coding sequence ATGATTAAAAATATTAACGGTGAAACTTATGGCAAATTAATTTTGTCAGGTTCGAATAATTTAATTAATTCAAAAAACAAAATTGATGCTTTAAATGTTTTCCCTGTTCCTGATGGTGATACTGGTACAAACATGTCAAGTACAGTTCAAGCAGGAGTTGATTATTTAAAACAAAATACTTCTGATAATCTTTCAATAGTAGCCAGTGCTATTGCTAAAAATATGCTTTTTGGAGCAAGAGGTAATTCTGGAGTTATTTTAAGTCAAATTTTTAAAGGTTTTGCAATTGCATTTGAAAATAAAAAAGAAGTTGACATTCTAGGTCTTTTAGAAGGTTTTCGCCAAGCTACTAAAAAAGCATATTCATCAGTGTTAAAACCTATTGAGGGAACAATATTAACTGTTATTCGTGAAACCACCGAAAATTTAGAAAAAATTGTAACTAAAGAAACTTCATTAGAAGAATTTTTTGAACATGCTGTCAAGTTCGCAAGAAAAGCATGTGATGAAACACCAAATAAGTTAAAAGTTTTACGCGAAGTTGGAGTAACAGATTCTGGCGGAGAAGGTCTTTATGCCATGATTTTTGGAATGAATAAATTTATTCATGGTGAAGAAGTTCAAATTTCAAATGAAGTTGATGAAGTTGATAAATTTATTAGCGATAGTGAAGTTTATGACGGTGAATTTGGTTATTGCACCGAATTTATTCTTGAATTAAATTCTGAAACTGAATTTGACAAAGTTAATTTTGAAAAATCATTGCAAAGAAAAGCTACTTCACTTGTTGTTGTGCAAGATGGAGAATTAGTAAAAGTTCATGGTCACACTTTAAGACCAGGTGATTTATTAAATTTTGCTCAAAAATATGGCGAATTTGCAAAAATTAAGTCAGAAAACATGACTAAACAAGCTAATGAATCTCGAAATAAAAATGTTATTCTCAATGGTAGTCCTGAAGAAATGAATGAATGTGGAATTATTTCATGTAATTTAGGATCTGGAATTATCGAAAGAATGAACGAATTTGGTGTTGACGCAATTATCGAAAGTGGTCAAACTCAAAATCCATCAGCAAAAGATATTATTGACGCAATTAATGTTGTTAATGCTAAAAATGTTTTTATTTTGCCAAATAATTCAAACATTTTCTTAGCTGCGCAACAAGCTGCGCAAACTATTAAAAATAAAAAGGTTTTTATTATTCCAACCAAAAGTCAAATCCAAGGAATTAGTGCAATGATTAATTTTGATAAATGTGCTAAAGCCAAAGATAATGAAGAAATTTTAAATAGTGCAATTAAATTAGTTACTACTGGTGAAGTTACTAAAGCTATAAGAAACACTAAATTAAATGGTGTTAAAATTAAAGAAGGACACTTCATTGGAATTAGTAAATCAAAAATTGTTTCTTGCGAAGCTTCTTATGTAGAGGCAGCAAAAAAATTGATTGCAGTTAATGTGAACAAAAACACCGAATTAATTACTATTTACTATGGTAATGAAGCTACTAAAACAGATGCTCTTGAATTAAGTGAGTACATAGAAAGCAATTACAATGTGGAAGTTGAAATTGTTGACGGAAATCAACCAACTTATCACTTTTTAATTGGTTTTGAATAG
- the recO gene encoding DNA repair protein RecO, protein MAETIEKVIFLNFLDSNTSDNDAIIKVLGEKNSFYLLAQGVNKSESKNRNNLIPGALVEIEYFKARLANSTSKLKKANILSNIDLKNIENLKFLQQIILYLSNFEQRTTKIYNAYLQVLDAFELLTSVQKIYAKTFLIMQGLEYWGINPNFFACCDCGQREQIVDFRFEHGGYKCIKHAGNYRKSHKLLMLFYYAKNDFYAYLKEATVELDYQIYYELLNHIKNNGIYINWENFDKKKVK, encoded by the coding sequence ATGGCAGAAACAATTGAAAAAGTCATTTTTTTGAATTTTTTAGATTCTAATACTTCTGACAATGACGCGATTATTAAAGTGTTAGGAGAAAAAAACTCTTTTTATTTATTAGCTCAAGGAGTCAATAAGTCAGAATCTAAAAATCGAAATAATTTAATTCCAGGTGCGTTAGTTGAAATTGAGTATTTTAAAGCGCGACTAGCGAATAGCACAAGTAAATTAAAAAAAGCAAATATATTATCTAATATAGATTTAAAAAATATAGAAAATTTAAAATTTTTGCAACAAATAATACTATATTTAAGTAATTTTGAGCAAAGAACAACAAAAATTTATAATGCTTATTTGCAAGTTTTAGATGCTTTTGAACTTTTAACATCTGTACAAAAAATTTATGCTAAAACATTTCTAATTATGCAAGGATTAGAATATTGAGGAATAAATCCAAATTTTTTTGCTTGCTGCGATTGCGGACAAAGAGAACAAATAGTAGACTTTCGTTTTGAACATGGTGGTTATAAATGTATTAAGCATGCAGGAAATTATCGTAAAAGTCACAAACTTTTAATGCTTTTTTACTATGCAAAAAATGATTTTTATGCCTATTTAAAAGAAGCCACAGTTGAACTGGACTATCAAATTTATTATGAGCTACTCAACCATATTAAAAATAATGGTATTTATATAAATTGAGAAAATTTTGATAAGAAAAAAGTAAAATAG
- a CDS encoding DHH family phosphoesterase, with amino-acid sequence MQIGNSKIALEAIAKYDNIIIFHHVRPDGDCLGSQAGLAELIRTNYPMKKVYTPGDNAHVFDFMNYEFSKIEDIDFSNSLGIVVDASSSDRIECAELLLEKRMTATLRIDHHPNGSDIEYDYLWVDEHYVAAAEMIAELAYDGNLKVTQKAASHIYLGMVTDSNRFMYADTSARTHKLVAFLYEKGELNSWKIFVELNKRSMIDLKFSGEILQNFEQEGRVLYFKITDELMKKYNFDSLKAASFVNELANIENNSCWAFFIQLPDGKIRGRLRSNGPKVNEVARLYNGGGHDNAAGITLDSFDQVPEVLAHLNQAIKDWENR; translated from the coding sequence ATGCAAATTGGAAATAGTAAAATTGCTTTAGAAGCAATTGCAAAATACGACAACATAATTATTTTTCACCATGTTAGACCAGATGGTGATTGTTTGGGAAGTCAAGCTGGTTTAGCAGAGTTAATTAGAACTAATTATCCTATGAAAAAGGTTTATACGCCAGGAGATAACGCTCATGTTTTTGATTTTATGAATTATGAATTTTCAAAAATTGAGGACATAGATTTTTCAAATTCTTTAGGAATTGTAGTTGATGCTTCTTCAAGTGATAGAATTGAATGCGCAGAATTACTTTTAGAAAAAAGAATGACAGCAACTTTAAGAATTGATCACCATCCAAACGGTAGTGATATCGAATACGATTATTTATGAGTTGATGAACATTATGTAGCTGCAGCAGAAATGATTGCTGAATTAGCATATGATGGAAATCTAAAAGTTACACAAAAAGCAGCATCACATATTTATTTAGGAATGGTTACTGACAGTAACAGATTTATGTATGCTGACACTAGCGCTAGAACACACAAATTAGTAGCATTTCTCTATGAAAAAGGTGAATTAAATTCATGAAAAATTTTTGTTGAATTAAATAAAAGATCGATGATTGATCTTAAATTTAGTGGTGAAATTCTTCAAAACTTTGAACAAGAAGGTAGAGTCCTTTATTTCAAAATTACTGATGAACTAATGAAAAAATATAATTTTGATAGTTTAAAAGCAGCATCATTTGTTAATGAACTAGCGAACATTGAGAACAATTCATGTTGAGCATTTTTTATTCAATTACCTGATGGAAAAATTAGAGGACGTTTAAGATCAAATGGTCCTAAAGTTAATGAAGTTGCAAGACTTTATAACGGAGGTGGGCATGATAATGCTGCCGGAATTACATTAGATTCATTTGATCAAGTGCCTGAAGTTTTAGCACATTTAAATCAAGCAATTAAAGACTGAGAGAATAGATAA